The DNA sequence GTCTCAACACGTGCTCACCCGGGCGGGGTTCTCGGTGATCGGGATGGCGCCGCAGTACCTGCACATCGCGGGGGAGTGGCGAGATCACCGCCTGTTCCAGCGGATCCTCCCGTGAGGACCTCTCCTCCACGGACCGCCATCGCGGGATTCTGCCCACAGTTCCCGGTCGGAGGACGCCGCAGCAGCGGGGTCGCGTCTATCGTCGGCTCATGCCCATGACACACGCGCAGCTGGAGCGCCTCACCGAGCAGAACTCGAACGACATCATCGCCATCTACGACATGATCGTCGGCATCACCGCCAAGCTCGAGGAGCACGACGCGCGGTTCGAGGCGATCGACGCGCGACTGGACGGAATCGACGCGCGACTGGACGGGATCGACGGTCGGCTGGACGGGATCGACGGTCGGCTGGACAGCCTGACCGGGTTGGTCGGTGAGATCCTGACGATTCTCACGGAGCGAGCGGATGTCAGGCCGGCGCGTCCTTGATCATGTTGGTGATCCTGATGGTGGAGCATCGACGTCCCTGATCGTCCGTGACGACGATCTCGTGCACCGTGATGCTGCGCCCGAGGTGCACCGGAGTGCAGACGCCGGTGACCACACCGGACGTCGCCGACCGCGTGTGGGTGGCATTGATGTCGACGCCGACTGCGAGGCGACCGGGACCGGCGTGCAGATTCGCGGCCATGGAACCCAGCGACTCCCCGAGAACCACATAGGCGCCGCCGTGCATCAGACCGACGGGCTGGGTGTTGCCCTCGACCGGCATGGTCGCGACGCACCGCTGGGTGCTGAACTCGAGGAACTCCATCCCCATCTTCTCGGCGAGGGCCCCCATGCCTCGAGCGGACGCCCAATCGAGTCCCTGACTGGTCGCGGTGCTCTCGCTCATGGATCCTCCTCAGCGGGTGTCTGTCGTCCTCGTTAGGCTGACAGGGTGACGGACTCCGCAAAGCCTACCCTCATGGTCGTCGACGGCCACTCGCTCGCCTATCGCGCCTTCTTCGCCCTTCCGGTCGACAACTTCACGACCAAGGACAACCAGCACACGAACGCCATCTACGGCTTCCTCTCGATGCTGGTCAACCTCATCAAGGCCGAGCAGCCCACGCATCTGGCTATCGCCTTCGACACGTCGCGCCACTCCTTCCGCACCGACGAGTATCCGGAGTACAAGGCGACCCGTTCCGAGACGCCGCAGGAGTTCCGCGGGCAGATCCCGCTGCTGCAGGACTGCCTCGCTGCGATGTCGATCCCCGTGCTCACGAAAGAGGGGATCGAAGCCGACGACATCCTCGCGACCCTGTCGACTCAGGGAGCGGAGCAGGGGTACGAGGTCCTGGTGGTGTCCGGCGATCGCGACACCATCCAGCTCGTCAACGACGAGATCACACTGCTGTACCCGAACGTGCAGGGTGTCTCGCAGCTCAAGCGGTACGACCCGACCACCGTCCAGGAGCGCTACGGCGTGCGTCCGGAGCAGTATCCCGACATCGCCGCGCTGGTGGGCGAGACGAGCGACAACCTTCCCGGCGTGCCGAAAGTGGGGGAGAAGACGGCGGTCAAATGGCTCACGCAGTTCGGATCCCTCGACCAGCTGCTCGACCGGGCGGACGAGATCAAAGGCGTCGTCGGCGGGAACCTGCGCGAGCACATCGAGGACGTCCGCCGGAACCGCAAGCTGAACCGACTGCTCCGTGATGTGGAGCTCCCCGTCGCTCCCGCCGACCTCGCTGTCGCCCCGATCGATGCTCAGGCCGTGCGCGACATCTTCGCCCGTCTCGAGTTCCGTACCCTGCTGCCGCGGGTGTTCGAGGCCGTCGGCGCCGGCGAGGTCGCCGATGACCCGGCGACCGTCGTCGAGCTGCCCACTCCCGTCGAGGCGGCTCCTGCCGAGTTCCTGTCCTGGGTCGAGTCCCAGGACGAGGTGGCGCTGCGCCTCGTGATCCAGAGCGGCACCCCGACGCGCATCGGCGCGGCGACGGAGACCGAGCTGCGAGAACTGGACTGGAACGACGACGCGGCAGCAGCGCTGCGCGACTGGCTCGAATCCGCCCGCCCGAAGATCCTGCACGACGCCAAGCCGCAGGTGAAGGCCCTCTTGCGCCTCGGCATCCGCCTCTCCGGTCTCGCCTACGACACGAGCCTCGCCGGATGGCTGCTGCGTCCGAGCTTCCCCGACAAGACCCTCGGCGATCTCGTCGAGCGGTACCTGGGGGAGAAGCTGCCGGAAGCGGACCCCACTCAGCTCGTCCCGGAGACCGAGGGAGCGACGCCGTCGCAGGAGGCATGGTTCGCATTGCGTGTCGCGGCTGCCCTGCGCGACGACATCCCGGAATCGGTCGCGACCGTGCTCACCGACATCGAGCTCCCGACGCTCCTGACGCTCGCCGATATGGAGGTCGCGGGCGTCGCGGTCTCGCACGAGGTGCTGTCGACCTTCTCCGCCGAGCTCGCCACCCGCGCAGACGGTATCGCGCAGGAGGCCTTCGGGATCGTCGGGCGCGAGTTCAACCTCGGCTCCCCGAAGCAGCTCCAGGAAGTGCTCTTCGACGACCTGCAGCTTCCGAAGACCCGCAAGACGAAGACCGGCTACTCGACGGATGCCGCGGTGCTCGCCGACCTGCAGGAATCCCATCCGCATCCCTTCCTCGGTCTGCTGCTGCAGCACCGCGAGGCGACCAAGCTGCGTCAGATCATCGAGTCGCTCGACGTGGCGATCGGTCCCGACCAGCGGGTGCGCACCACCTACGTCCAGACGGGCAGCCAGACCGGCCGTCTGTCGAGCACCGATCCCAACCTGCAGAACATCCCCGTCCGCACGGAGGAGTCGCGCCGCATCCGCAGCGCCTTCCAGGTCGGCGAGGAGTACGAGGCACTTCTCACCGCTGACTACTCGCAGATCGAGATGCGCATCATGGCCCACCTGTCCGGTGACGAAGGACTCATCGAGGCGTTCAACAGCGGCGAGGACCTGCACCGATTCGTCGGCGCGCGCGTGTTCGGTGTCGATCCCGCCGACGTCACCGCTGCCATGCGCACGAAGGTCAAGGCCATGTCCTACGGACTCGTCTACGGTCTCTCGGCGTTCGGTCTGTCGAAGCAGCTGCGCATCGAGCAGTCCGAGGCCAAGCAGCTGATGGTCGAATACTTCGCCCGGTTCGGCGCGGTGCGCGATTACCTCAGGGCGTCGGTTCTGGCCGCGCGCGAGGTCGGATACACCGAGACGATCTTCGGCAGGCGACGCCCGTTCCCGGACTTGGCCTCACCCAACCGTGTGCTGCGCGAGAACGCAGAGCGAGCGGCGCTCAACGCGCCGATCCAGGGGAGCGCGGCCGACATCATGAAGATCGCGCTGTTCCACATCCACGACGATCTGCGGGCCGAAGGGCTGGCATCTCGTGTGCTGCTCCAGATCCACGACGAACTCGTCGTGGAGGTCGCGCCGGGTGAGTGGGATGCGGCGGAGCGCATCGTCCGACAGCGCATGGGCGACGCCGCAGACCTCACGGTTCCGCTCGACGTGCAGGTCGGTCGCGGCCAGGACTGGAACGAGGCCGCGCACTGACGAGGCCGCGCACTGACGAGGTCGCGCACTGACGAGGCCGCGCACTGACGAGCGAGTGCACAGGCGAGCGAGTGCCTGACGGGTGGGTGGTGCGGGCGGCATCCGGCTACGCTGAAGGGATGACTTCTCAGCCCCGCACTCCCTCTGCTATCGACAAGGTCGCCGACGGATGGGTCGACACGCTGGTGCAGTTGGCGCCGACGCTCGGCACGTACATCGGCCGCGACGAGGTCAACGATCGCTTCGGCGATCTGAGTCCCGAGGGACACGAGAGCATCGCCGCGGCGACCCGAGCGACACTCGCCGAGCTCTCGGCTCTCGAACCGGTTGACGCCGTCGACGAGGTCACGAAGGCGGACCTCACGGCTGAGCTCACTCTCGATCTCGAGCTGCACGAGGCGAACTGGCACCTTCGGGATCTGAACGTGATCGCGTCTGCCGCTCAGGACGTGCGGTCCGCGTTCGATCTCATGCCCACCGCCACTGCGGACGACTGGTCGGTGATCGCCACTCGTCTCGCCGCGGTGCCCGATGCGTTGCGCGGCTACACGGAGACGCTCCGCGCCGGAATCGCCGCCGGGGTCACCCCGGCGCGTCGCCAGGTGGTCGAGGTCGCCACGCAGATCGACCGCTACATCGCCGACGACGGCTTCTTCGCGGCGTTCGTCGCTCACGCCTCGCCGGAGGACGGCAACCTGCCGGCATCCCTCGCCCGCACCCTCGCCGACAACTCGGCATCGGCGCGCGTCGCCTATGGAGCGCTGCGCCGTTTCCTCGCGGAAGAGCTCGCTCCCGCCGCCGTCGAGGAGGATGCCGTAGGGCGCGAGCTCTACGCCCTGAACTCGCGCCGCTTCCTCGGCGCCACGATCGACCTCGACGAGACCTACGAGTGGGGCCGCGAGGAGCTCGAGCGCATGGTCGCCGAGCAGACCGCGATCGCGAACGAGATCCTTCCCGGGGCGTCTGTCGAGGAGGCCGTCGCGCATCTCGAAGCGGATCCTGCTCGCAAGCTGGTCGGCACCGAGGCTCTGCAGCGGTGGATGCAGGAGACGAGCGACCGCGCCGTCGCCGAACTCGGCGCCACGCACTTCGACATCCCCGAGGCGATCCGCACACTCGAGTGCATGATCGCCCCCACGCAGGAGGGCGGCATCTACTACACCGGCCCGACCGACGACTTCTCCCGCCCCGGCCGCATGTGGTGGTCCGTCCCCGAGGGCGTCACGGAGTTCGACACGTGGCGTGAGCTCACCACCGTGTATCACGAGGGCGTTCCCGGGCATCACCTGCAGATCGCGCAGGCCGTGTACAACCGTGCGGAGCTGAACTCGTGGCGCCGCCTGCTCGCGGGCACCTCGGGCCACGCCGAGGGCTGGGCGCTCTACGCCGAGCGACTCATGCAGCAGCTCGGCTACCTCGACGATCCGGCTGACCGCCTCGGGATGCTCGACGGTCAGCGCATGCGAGCAGCCCGTGTCGTGCTCGACATCGGCGTGCACCTCGGCAAGCCCCGTCTCGACGGCGAGGGAGTGTGGGACGCCGACTACGCGCTCGACTTCATGCGCAAGAACGTGAACATGTCCGACCAGTTCGTGCAGTTCGAGGTGAATCGCTACCTCGGCTGGCCCGGACAGGCCCCGACGTACAAGGTCGGTCAGCGCATCTGGGAGCAGGTCCGCGACGCGTATCAGGCGGAGAAGGGCGCGGGCTTCGACATCAAGGAGTTCCACAAGCGCGCCCTCGACATGGGTGGCGTCGGCCTCGACACTCTCCGTACGGCACTGCTCGACCGGTGACGGGAATGTCCGCGCCCGGACCGATGTTCATTCACCTGAATAGAAGGAGCTGACATGGACATCGAGTTCGGGCTGGACACGTTCGGAGACATCACCCGCGACGGGGACGGCGAGCTGCTCTCGGGCGCTCAGACGATCCGCAACGTCGTGGACCAGGCGGTGCTCGCCGACGCAGTCGGGGTGGACTACTTCGGTGTGGGGGAGCACCATCGCCGGGAGTTCGCGATCTCGTCGCCGGAGATGGTGCTCGCCACAATCGCCGGACGCACCGAGCGGATCCGGCTCGGAACCGCGGTGACCGTTCTCTCGTCCGATGATCCGGTGCGCGTGTTCGAGCGCTTCTCTACGCTCGACGCTCTGTCCGACGGGCGGGCGGAGGTCGTTCTCGGCCGCGGATCGTTCATCGAGTCGTTCCCGCTGTTCGGATACGACCTCCGCGACTACGACGCCCTCTTCGAGCAGAAGCTCGAGCTGTTCGTGGAGCTCCTCAAAGAGGAGCCGGTCACCTGGTCCGGCAGCATGAGGGCCTCTCTCGAGAACGCCGACGTCTTCCCGAAGACCGAGAAGGGTCTCCGCACGTGGGTCGGTGTCGGCGGCAGTCCCGAATCCGTCGTGCGAGTCGCGCGGCACGGTCTCGGTCTGATGCTCGCGATCATCGGCGGTCCCGCCGCGCGATTCGCACCCTTCGTCGACCTGTACCACCGGTCGGTCGCGTCGTTGGGCACGACCGCGCAGCCGATCTCCGTGCATTCCCCCGGGCACATCGCCGAGACCGACGAGGAAGCGTGGGAGGCCGCGTACTCCGGGTTCGAGGCCATGAACAACACGATCGGCGCCGAGCGCGGTTGGCCGCCCTACATCCGTGCGCGCTTCCAGAACGACGTGGGCCCGGCCGGCGCCATCTACGCCGGCTCTCCGGACCGCGTCGCGGCCAAGATCGCTGACACGGTGACCACCCTCGGCCTCGGGCGCTTCGACCTGAAGTACTCCACGGGCACCATCTCGCACGAGGCGCTGATGCGGAGCGTCGAGCTGTACGGTACCGAGGTGATCCCGCGCGTACGACGTCTCCTCGCTGCGAACGACTGAGGCGGGCCGCAAGGAGGCTATCCGACGCCCTGACGCCCCTACGATGGGGGGCATGGCACAACCCGTCCTGCCGAGCCGTGAGTCGCTCGCCGGCCGTCTCGATGATCTGCCGTTCACGCGTCGGCACCTGCGCCTGCTGACGGGCTCAGGAGTCGGCTGGGCGCTCGATGCGATGGATGTCGGGCTGATCTCGTTCATCCTCGCGGCCCTCACCCAACAGTGGGGTCTGACGAAGACGGATGCCGGGTGGGTGGCCTCGGTCGGGTTCATCGGCATGGCTCTCGGAGCCACCCTCGGCGGCCTGCTCGCTGATCGACTCGGGCGGCGTCAGGTCTTCGCCTTGACCTTGCTGGTCTACGGCGTCGCAACGGGCGCCAGCGCACTCGTCGGCGGTCTGGCAGCGCTTCTCGTGCTGCGGTTCCTCGTCGGCCTGGGTCTCGGCGCGGAGCTGCCGGTCGCGTCGACGTACGTGAGCGAGTTCGCGCCGGCCCGCATCCGCGGGCGGCTCATCGTCTTCCTCGAGGCCTTCTGGGCCCTGGGATGGACGGCAGCCGCGGTCATCGGATACTTCGTGATCCCGGCATCCGAGAACGGCTGGCGATGGGCGTTCGCACTCGGCGCGATCCCCGCGGTGTATGCGCTGATCGTGCGCTGGGGACTGCCGGAGTCTCCCCGGTGGCTCGCCTCGAAGGGCCGGATAGCGGAGGCCGACCGCATCGTCTCGGCGTTCGAGGTCGACGCGGAGATCGAGCGGACCCCGGCCATCCGCAGGGAACCGGCGACGCAGCCGATCGCGGTGACCGTGCGGGCCCGGCTGTCCGCTCTGTGGAGCCCGGAGTTCCGGGTGCGCACGCTGTGTCTCTGGGTGGTCTGGTTGTGCGTCAACTTCGCGTACTACGGCGCCTTCATCTGGATTCCCAGCATCCTCGTCGACGCCGGCTTCGACCTCGTGCGCTCGTTCGGGTTCACGCTCATCATCACTCTCGCGCAGCTTCCAGGCTACGCGGTCGCAGCGTGGCTGATCGAGGTCTGGGGACGCCGCGTCACGCTGTCGGTGTTCCTGGTGGGCTCCGCGGTCTCCGCCGTCTTCTTCGGCACGTCGACCACGGAGGTCGCGATCGTCGCCTCGGGGATGGCGCTGTCGTTCTTCAATCTGGGCGCGTGGGGTGCGCTGTACGCCGTCACGCCCGAGATCTATCCCACGTCTCTTCGGGGTACGGGCGCGGGCTGGGCGGCAGGCATCGGCCGTCTGGCGTCGATCGCCGCGCCGCTGGCCGTTCCCGTCCTCCTCGTCGCGGGGGGAGTGGCGACGCTGTTCGTCGTGTTCGGGGCCTGCTTCGTCGTCGCGGCGGCGGCGGCCTGGGGCCTGGCCGATCGCGGGGGAGTCGCGCTCGACGATCGGTGAGCCGCACCACCGATACGCCAATATGCTGGCGAGGTGACAGATGTGCGCTACGTGGCGATCGGGGACTCCTTCACGGAGGGCGTCGGCGATGTCCTTCCCGACGGTCGAGAACGCGGCTGGGCTGATCTCGTGGCCCAGGGGTGGGCGGATGCCGCGGGGCACCCGATCCAGTATGCGAACCTCGCGATCCGGGGCAAGCTCGCCTGGCCGATCGTCGAGCAGCAGCTCGAACCGGCGCTGGCCCTGCGTCCGACGCACCTCTCGTTCAACGGCGGAGGCAACGACATGCTTCGTCCGCGATCCGACCTCGAGCACATCGCCGACGCGTTCAGCCGCGTTCTGCGCCGCTGCGACGAAGAGGGCGTCACACTCATCCTGCTGTCGGGAGCCAACCCCAGCGGTCAGCTGCCGATGGGCACCGTCGTGCAGCGCCGTGGGGATCTGCTCTCCGAGGCGGTGCTGCGTCGGGTGGAAGATCGTCCCGACGTCGTCCGCGCCCTCAATTGGCCCGATCGAGAGCTCGCGAGAGCGCCGTACTGGTCGGAGGACCGTCTGCACATGAATGCAGCAGGTCACCACCGCGTCGCGGCCCGTGTGCTCCACGCACTGGGGTTCGAGCCGCCGGCAGCCTGGTGGTCTCCGACCGCGGCGGCGATGGTCGGACCGTCGGGACTGGCCTACTACCGCGAGTTCGTCGGGCCGTGGGTGCGTCGTCGGCTGACGCGCACTTCGTCGGGAGACGGGCGCGCTGCCAAGTACCCCGACTGGGTGGAACGGATGCCTCAGGCGTGACGGATATCGAGCTGCAGCGCCTCCCCGGCGGGCAGGTGACGCTGCATGACGCACGACGCAGGGCCGAGCGCACCGTCGAGCTCGAGAGCTTCGAGATCGGCGTCTTCGCCGTGACGGAGGAGCAGCTGGCCGAGATCCTCCCGGTGCCCTCGCGGCATCCGCGTCGTCCCGCCGTCGACATCAGTTGGCTGCGGGCCGTGCACTTCTGCAACGCGGCGTCCGAGTGGGAGGGTCTCGACCCCGTCTACCGTTTCGACGGCGAGGACGTCGTGTGGGACGCGACGGGGGACGGCTACCGTCTGCCCACCGAGGCGGAGTGGGAGTACGCCTGCCGCGCCGGTTCGATCGGACCGCATTACGCTCCGCTGTCGGACGCCGCCTGGACGAGCGCCGACGGTGTCCGTGCCCCGCAGGAGGTGGGCGGCAAGCTCCCGAACCTTTTCGGGCTGTTCGACACGCTGGGCAACACGTGGGAGTGGTGCTGGGATCTGCTCGACCCCGAGCGCTACGGCGAGTACCGGGTCTTCCGGGGCGGCGGATTCGCCGACGAGGCGTGGAGCGTCCGAGCCTCCGTCCGGCGCGGCGGTTCTCCGCGCACCGCGCAGGACGATGTCGGATTCCGCGTGGCACGAGGCGGTTTCGACGATCCCCAGGCGGCCCAGGGATGGTCGGCGCAGGACGACCGAGAGCGGTCGTTCTCGGACGGCCCGATCCCCTTCGGGTGGACGCCCCTGCGCCACCCCCGGGATTGAGCGAGGCCGGCGGGAGCCGTGGATGCGCCGTTTTGCCCGGTATACCGGAGAGGTGCGAAGCTGAGGGGATGACCTCCCGCTTCTCCCTCATCGTGTCCCAGGGACGCGTCGCCGATCGCACCGACGGCGCCCTCGTGGGCGCCCGGCTCGTGGGGGAGCGGCTCGCCGCACTCCTCGGCACGACGCCGCACACGGTCGGCGTTCCCAGCGCGGCGAGGACGGACGACTGGACGACCGCGCTGCCCGAGGCCGAAGAGACGCTGCACGGGCTCCGGGATGCCGTGCGTGCGGCGATCGACGCGGGACAGGTGCCCCTGCTCGCGACGAACACGTGCGCGGCGAGCCTCGGCTCCCTGCCTGCCGCCGCCGAGCGGTACCCCGACGCCGTCGTGCTGTGGATCGACGCGCACGGCGACTTCCACACTCCCGGCACCACGGAGTCGGGATACCTGGGCGGAATGGTGCTCGCCGCCGCGAGCGGCCTGTGGGACAGCGGGCACGGCGCAGGGGTCGATCCTTCGCGCGTCGTGATCGTCGGCGGCCGCGACATCGATCCCGCCGAGGCCGATCTCCTCGCGGATGCCGGGGCGACCGTTCTCGCTCCGGCGGAGAGCACGCCGGAGCGGGTGCTCGAGCTCGTCGACGGGCGTCCGGTGTGGATCCACGTCGACTGGGACGTGCTCGAACCCGGCTACATACCCGCCGCCTATCGAGTCGGCGACGGCCTCCTGCCGCACCAGATCGCCGCGATCTTCGCAGCCCTTCCCGTCGAGGCCGTGAAGGGCGTCGAACTGGCGGAGTTCGAGGCCGGCGACGCCGAGGTGCCGGAGCGGGTCAGCCTCGAACTCATCATCGAGACGTTCCAGCAGCTCCTGCGCTGAGTGGCCTCGATCCGGCGCACCTCGGCCTCAGCGACGGCGCTCCGGGTCCAGACCGACGCGGATGCGGGTGCGCTTGCGCTCGATCAGGATGAACGTCATCCCGAGGAGCCAGAGCGGGATCGGCATGAGGAACGCGATGCGGAACGCCTCCAGCGAATAGGTCTCCGGCGTCCCCGCGCCCTGCAGATCCAGCATGAGGCCGATGAGGAAGATGGCGATGAGAGCCGCGATGAAGCCGCCAGCATTCGTCACGCCGGTGGCGGTGCTGAGACGGTGCGACGGGTTGTGCGTGCGGGCGTGGTCGAAGGCGATCATGCTCGCGGGGCCTCCCGTCGCCAGCGCAACGGCCAACACGTAGAGCAGCCAGACCGGGGAGGAACCCGGGAGGGCGATGACGGTCGTCCACGCGACCAGCTGCAGGACCACGGCGGGGAGGACGAGAGCGAAGGAGCGTCGGTTCGGCCAGCGCCGCGACAGCTCTCCGATCACGGGCCCGAGTGCCATTCCCG is a window from the Microbacterium sp. LWO14-1.2 genome containing:
- a CDS encoding hotdog fold thioesterase is translated as MSESTATSQGLDWASARGMGALAEKMGMEFLEFSTQRCVATMPVEGNTQPVGLMHGGAYVVLGESLGSMAANLHAGPGRLAVGVDINATHTRSATSGVVTGVCTPVHLGRSITVHEIVVTDDQGRRCSTIRITNMIKDAPA
- the polA gene encoding DNA polymerase I; the encoded protein is MTDSAKPTLMVVDGHSLAYRAFFALPVDNFTTKDNQHTNAIYGFLSMLVNLIKAEQPTHLAIAFDTSRHSFRTDEYPEYKATRSETPQEFRGQIPLLQDCLAAMSIPVLTKEGIEADDILATLSTQGAEQGYEVLVVSGDRDTIQLVNDEITLLYPNVQGVSQLKRYDPTTVQERYGVRPEQYPDIAALVGETSDNLPGVPKVGEKTAVKWLTQFGSLDQLLDRADEIKGVVGGNLREHIEDVRRNRKLNRLLRDVELPVAPADLAVAPIDAQAVRDIFARLEFRTLLPRVFEAVGAGEVADDPATVVELPTPVEAAPAEFLSWVESQDEVALRLVIQSGTPTRIGAATETELRELDWNDDAAAALRDWLESARPKILHDAKPQVKALLRLGIRLSGLAYDTSLAGWLLRPSFPDKTLGDLVERYLGEKLPEADPTQLVPETEGATPSQEAWFALRVAAALRDDIPESVATVLTDIELPTLLTLADMEVAGVAVSHEVLSTFSAELATRADGIAQEAFGIVGREFNLGSPKQLQEVLFDDLQLPKTRKTKTGYSTDAAVLADLQESHPHPFLGLLLQHREATKLRQIIESLDVAIGPDQRVRTTYVQTGSQTGRLSSTDPNLQNIPVRTEESRRIRSAFQVGEEYEALLTADYSQIEMRIMAHLSGDEGLIEAFNSGEDLHRFVGARVFGVDPADVTAAMRTKVKAMSYGLVYGLSAFGLSKQLRIEQSEAKQLMVEYFARFGAVRDYLRASVLAAREVGYTETIFGRRRPFPDLASPNRVLRENAERAALNAPIQGSAADIMKIALFHIHDDLRAEGLASRVLLQIHDELVVEVAPGEWDAAERIVRQRMGDAADLTVPLDVQVGRGQDWNEAAH
- a CDS encoding DUF885 domain-containing protein — translated: MTSQPRTPSAIDKVADGWVDTLVQLAPTLGTYIGRDEVNDRFGDLSPEGHESIAAATRATLAELSALEPVDAVDEVTKADLTAELTLDLELHEANWHLRDLNVIASAAQDVRSAFDLMPTATADDWSVIATRLAAVPDALRGYTETLRAGIAAGVTPARRQVVEVATQIDRYIADDGFFAAFVAHASPEDGNLPASLARTLADNSASARVAYGALRRFLAEELAPAAVEEDAVGRELYALNSRRFLGATIDLDETYEWGREELERMVAEQTAIANEILPGASVEEAVAHLEADPARKLVGTEALQRWMQETSDRAVAELGATHFDIPEAIRTLECMIAPTQEGGIYYTGPTDDFSRPGRMWWSVPEGVTEFDTWRELTTVYHEGVPGHHLQIAQAVYNRAELNSWRRLLAGTSGHAEGWALYAERLMQQLGYLDDPADRLGMLDGQRMRAARVVLDIGVHLGKPRLDGEGVWDADYALDFMRKNVNMSDQFVQFEVNRYLGWPGQAPTYKVGQRIWEQVRDAYQAEKGAGFDIKEFHKRALDMGGVGLDTLRTALLDR
- a CDS encoding LLM class flavin-dependent oxidoreductase translates to MDIEFGLDTFGDITRDGDGELLSGAQTIRNVVDQAVLADAVGVDYFGVGEHHRREFAISSPEMVLATIAGRTERIRLGTAVTVLSSDDPVRVFERFSTLDALSDGRAEVVLGRGSFIESFPLFGYDLRDYDALFEQKLELFVELLKEEPVTWSGSMRASLENADVFPKTEKGLRTWVGVGGSPESVVRVARHGLGLMLAIIGGPAARFAPFVDLYHRSVASLGTTAQPISVHSPGHIAETDEEAWEAAYSGFEAMNNTIGAERGWPPYIRARFQNDVGPAGAIYAGSPDRVAAKIADTVTTLGLGRFDLKYSTGTISHEALMRSVELYGTEVIPRVRRLLAAND
- a CDS encoding MFS transporter — its product is MAQPVLPSRESLAGRLDDLPFTRRHLRLLTGSGVGWALDAMDVGLISFILAALTQQWGLTKTDAGWVASVGFIGMALGATLGGLLADRLGRRQVFALTLLVYGVATGASALVGGLAALLVLRFLVGLGLGAELPVASTYVSEFAPARIRGRLIVFLEAFWALGWTAAAVIGYFVIPASENGWRWAFALGAIPAVYALIVRWGLPESPRWLASKGRIAEADRIVSAFEVDAEIERTPAIRREPATQPIAVTVRARLSALWSPEFRVRTLCLWVVWLCVNFAYYGAFIWIPSILVDAGFDLVRSFGFTLIITLAQLPGYAVAAWLIEVWGRRVTLSVFLVGSAVSAVFFGTSTTEVAIVASGMALSFFNLGAWGALYAVTPEIYPTSLRGTGAGWAAGIGRLASIAAPLAVPVLLVAGGVATLFVVFGACFVVAAAAAWGLADRGGVALDDR
- a CDS encoding SGNH/GDSL hydrolase family protein; translated protein: MRYVAIGDSFTEGVGDVLPDGRERGWADLVAQGWADAAGHPIQYANLAIRGKLAWPIVEQQLEPALALRPTHLSFNGGGNDMLRPRSDLEHIADAFSRVLRRCDEEGVTLILLSGANPSGQLPMGTVVQRRGDLLSEAVLRRVEDRPDVVRALNWPDRELARAPYWSEDRLHMNAAGHHRVAARVLHALGFEPPAAWWSPTAAAMVGPSGLAYYREFVGPWVRRRLTRTSSGDGRAAKYPDWVERMPQA
- a CDS encoding SUMF1/EgtB/PvdO family nonheme iron enzyme, which gives rise to MTDIELQRLPGGQVTLHDARRRAERTVELESFEIGVFAVTEEQLAEILPVPSRHPRRPAVDISWLRAVHFCNAASEWEGLDPVYRFDGEDVVWDATGDGYRLPTEAEWEYACRAGSIGPHYAPLSDAAWTSADGVRAPQEVGGKLPNLFGLFDTLGNTWEWCWDLLDPERYGEYRVFRGGGFADEAWSVRASVRRGGSPRTAQDDVGFRVARGGFDDPQAAQGWSAQDDRERSFSDGPIPFGWTPLRHPRD
- a CDS encoding arginase family protein; its protein translation is MTSRFSLIVSQGRVADRTDGALVGARLVGERLAALLGTTPHTVGVPSAARTDDWTTALPEAEETLHGLRDAVRAAIDAGQVPLLATNTCAASLGSLPAAAERYPDAVVLWIDAHGDFHTPGTTESGYLGGMVLAAASGLWDSGHGAGVDPSRVVIVGGRDIDPAEADLLADAGATVLAPAESTPERVLELVDGRPVWIHVDWDVLEPGYIPAAYRVGDGLLPHQIAAIFAALPVEAVKGVELAEFEAGDAEVPERVSLELIIETFQQLLR